The window AAAAGTTAAGTATGgtattttcttttggaattgagatttcttgCCATGATTTGACTCGAAAGCGACTTTTGAGTTCTCCGGCTTTTGAGTTCTCCTTGTGTATTATTTCAATGTTTAAGAGAGAAAGTCTCTTTTAACCCGATTTGAACTTGTGGTTTTGAGTGTGGGTAGTAAGAGGATATTTTTCTCATTAGTCTTGGTCGAATACCTAGGTAACAGTGATTGTACATTTCTCAGGTGGTCACGTGGACGTCGAGGAACTTGTCTGATCTCTTGCTTTTGTTATTACCTTACCCTTGatttttggtgagtgtcaagtgcatgtttcatGTTATTATGATTAAAATGATAATTGTACAAGTGCTATGTGAATCGTAAACTTGCAGAGGCGGGGGTGTACTTCATCGCTCTCGTTCTCTCCCTCTTGAATGCTCGTTACTTGAAAAATGAATGTGTGTGACTTGCACTTGTATTTGAACATGTTTAACTCGTGAacactgagcggcagcatgtaccacgccctattcgggtgggaggtgcctctcatcccgaCTTAGTGCAATGAATGATTCTAAATCGATTGGAacgttgtctcatcgaccaatcATGCTTGTGGGGACGTCCCAACCCATTAGCTAATCTCGTAACTCGAGTCGGCAAGGATTTGGTCGAGAAACTTGGTGAACCTTAGGAAATGatatagtttgatcttttgagatctcgtTTAGCATACTCGAATGGTATCGCCACTACATGAATGTTTGGTTTCGGATCCGAGTGGGTGTTatgttggatggaggaagtaagtggagcgcTACGGTCATGTTGCTTCTTGAGTTGATGGAGAATCAATCCCAAATGGCTTGAATCGGTCGAGACAtggaaatagctcctgagagttccTATATCCCTccatgtgtgtttatttcctaCTTGTGCACTTAAATAAAAGTTTATGTTAAAGTTACATTCAACTATGCTATTTGATTAATTGGTgttgcttgcttgcttgattttcttggcctcactaagcgttagctcatccctttaagtttgttttccttaacaagactTGGAGGTGGAAGTTGATGATTCTAGTCTAGCGGCTTTTGGTGAAACTAGTATACCTTTTGTAAGATATTGGAGAGACttttaaagtgtaaattttgttatacttgggtattttggattgtaattttaaATGCTAGCCTTAGGAGTTGTGGTTtgtatatttgaagtatttcttaattataaGTCGATAGTTGGCTTGTGGTTCTTTATTAAACTAGAATGAatgcgtgagtcctgacgagagttgggcaggcgttccgctgataccctagggcgagccctagggagaggtgggggcatcacagttgATATCAGAACGAtaggtttgaaatatctgaAACAGTGTTAGGAGTTTTAGTCTTGAAGTTTCGGTTATAGGAAATCCATGAGAAATCTTAAATTAAATTTTCGAATGGCACTAGTGATTATAAGGGTCTAACCTTTAGTTGTGGGTTATTTGTAGGATATGAACAGTGGCAGCGACAGTGATATGATCGAGGGACCTCCCCCCAGTGATTCCATTTCGAATGGTTGGAGGCGGACCCCTCTTTCGGTACTCACCTGCCAGCTGGGTTAGGACGTGTCCTTACCGAGAAAGGTACTCTTACCCTAACCATGTGGTGTTAGGGATAGTCGAGAAGATAAGATAGTTGACCTGTAACCTTTGGGTAGCACGAGCTAAGAAAGAGGAGATAAGAGCAACTATGGAGGCCCAGGCTGTCAGGATTCAAGAGTTGCAGGCTAGGATACTCGAGGAGCGTCGGAAGGCTGACGCCTCCCATGCTCGGTTTCAGGCAACCGATGGGCGTCTCATTCGAATGGTCAAGGAGGTGGGGAACCATGTGGATGGCATTATGGCTGAGTGTGTGACCATGGCCGAGTACTTAGAGGAGGCCATGGGTGGTGGAGGACCTGGGGATGCTGCCCTTGTGGTTGAGGAGGAGATAGAGCCTatggaggaggatcccgaggaggaggctTCTGAGGATGTAGGGTCTACTAATTCGATTCACTTGAGTTAGTGATTTCCTGATCTTTTGAATTTTGCCAAGGACTTAGTAGGGTTGATTCTCGCCTTGAggccttttgtattttgttaCATGTACTCCTGTATTTTGAGGCACTTGGATGCCTATGTCCTGTATTTGATATTATTGACTTGTTGTATGCACTCTTGACATGTATCATGACTTTTAGTTTATGTAAAGAACTATGGTTTAATTTGAAAGTGTTCGTACAATTTGTTtatgttttaaatttctatgtttactttttctcttttaattatGCATTTAGAATCTTGCTATATGGATCAGCAAGGACATGGATGGGGTTATGTTTTGAACAAGAGGAAGTAACCTTGGCTTGGGTTCTTGTTTTGAAGCTTGGATCATGTGTTTATGTTTATGCCTTCTATGTGTTTAATGTATGGTTAGGTGTATTAGGTGAGGATTTCTTTAGGTTTTCTTGGTTGTGTTAGCATGAGAATCATGGTTAAAATAAGCTTAATTAACTTGGTGCATATGAAGTAAAAATTGAACATTCACAAGTTGGAATTTATGCTTGGGCTGACCGAATTTTTAGCTTCAATATTGTGaggatttttgtgttattttgctGAGATTTGTGCTCAAGGAACTTGATTTAACATTACCCTAGAAGTGGATGTTATGTATGTGTGTTTAAATAGTAGTTTTGTTGgagtaaagttaagaaaataaCATAAAGTGTTGTTGGAAATTTTCGCGCAGGAGACTCTGAGCAGTTTTGGtaaatctgttatatcttggtgtagaaaaatccaaaattgagttctattgttgcgtttgaaactagattcagagtacattctaccgtgaaaattttagaaattttctcaattcatatgaatatctgtgatttttcaaagttgactgaattttCATTCCTGTTCTATCTTtctactggataaagcagccgcTTGAGATTGGATTTTGACTGATTTGTGGACAGAATCTTGCAAAGGtatcttctgagaaattgtaaccctttgaatctattttctaatggtataaagtttataaattttggacttaagaagcttgcgatatgatttttcaaacaaTGTCACGTAAGACTGGAGAAAATTCTGTTTCCAAATGTATGCATGCTGACCGGTTTTCTTGAGTTTATTTCTCTTCactttttggtttgttttgatTAAATTTTGGCTCAATCTTGTGCTATAAACTTAGTAGAACTCTTGTGGACTAATTTGTAGCGAAAACCATGcatttaatttgaagaaaacttgagttttgattGGCTTTTGAGTTGAATTTCCTGATTTTTGGGTATGGAACAGGGCTGCTATTTTGGCTTTGTTTCGCCTTCGATTCGTGATAGTTTGGACTTGAAATTGCTTGTGCTATTTACCAACACATAATGTTAGAGTTGTGCGTCGATTTGGTCGTAAATCGATTCTCAAAGGTAGCGAAAATTAGCTATTTTTCActaccataaaactgaaaaatttccAGTATTTGTACCCTTGTATTTATTGTTGTTCTTAGTTTTTGATCTGAGAAACCTTCTTTTCGTGCCAAACCTTGCTTGAATCGTAAACCTAACGTGTATTGGTGACTTCCTTGAACTCGCACCTTCGCGTAGGTTTTAAAACTTATGTCCTTTTGAAATATCTTTTGGGTCATTTGTCGCTTCGAAGTCGAGTCGCTCTAGTAGCTCTCTCAATCATTCCTTCTTTTGTTTAGTTGTTCTAGTTGGAATTTTAAAGTTTCGTACTTGCTTGAATATAGGTTTTAGTGTGGAAAAAGAGTATCTTGGTGGGACCATTTGATTTGCTCTGCTTtgtcggtgagtgttccaatgcatgttatttgattatgcacGACTTAAGAAAATGTTATTATTTGCTTAAGTGCTCTCCTTTGAATGACATGCAAATAAGTGAATGATTGTTGTGATTTTCTTGTCTTATTAATTTGCTAAAGTGCATGTTCACATTGCATGAATAGgtgataaatgtgcaagaaTGTAAGTcgatgtgtactttattgcatcGGCTGAACTGAGCTTAACCCTATGTTGGCACCCTATCCGAGACCTGCCATTTGCGAGGTCAGATCAACTAGACAATTTTGGGTTTATAATTTACCAATGTTAGGTGCAAAGTTCAAAACTCTTTGTCGAAAGGTCTTGAGTACAATatttaatgttcaatgttaaatgagggGATTGTTGATTTTTCAGAGGGCATAAGGTGAATGTTAAATGAGGGGATTATTAATCTTTCAAAGGACATAAAGTGGGAGTTCGAAGGTTATAAGGTGATAAAATGTAGGGGATTGTTTATTGGCAGTTATAAGGTGAATATTGCTCCATGTGAGCCCCGCATCCTTTTAATGTTAAAGTATTGTTCATCCTTGTATTTTACTTGAATGAATGTTTGAATGCACGCATGAATTTAACAGCAATTTTTGCAGCAAATTTTGCTCTTGTTTAAAACACACAAGCCAAGGTTAGTTAAAATCTAGTTGAACTTTTCTCTTGAATCTTGCACTAATTTTCAAGAACTAGACTTAGGGTTTATGTGAAGTTTTTTCTCTGAATATCTTAGAGCAGCAAAGATATTTATCATGTTTTGTAACTAATTTTCAGCTATTTCAGAGTTAGGACTCCCAGAAAACTTAggtggagaaaacttttgaaatctctctaatgctttatcctctccgatctcttGGTCACTTTGATTTACTTGTCCAGCACCTTGGCCCTATTGGGGTGCTAAACGTTCTAACAAATCCGTCATACAATTTATAGCCAATGCCACTTGATCATTTGCCCCCCATCCCTTGGCTCAGTGTTTTGATTAGCTACAAACCCACTCTCTTCCCTTTAATTTTGGGCTTGTCCACGTAGACGTCCTCATCATTTTTTTCCAGCTTCCATTTTTTTCTCAACCAGTCTATATAGATGTGTATTAATCCAATATTCATTAtgaatatacacacacacatatgcaTGTGAATATACCAATGACAAGCACATATATTCAAAAATAATAACTGACAAATTAGACTAGCATTTTCACAAGCAACGTAGTCACAATCAATTCTATCTACCAATTAGGCTTAATCAGAGCTATTTAATCAACATAAGTTGAAACCAAGTGTTATACACATTCAAGTTGAAAGCATTAAACACATTAAATAATTCTCACTTTCAACTCCATTATCCCTTTCACACAAGTTGAAATCAATGGTCACTAGATCATATCATAATAGATCTGGTCAACTCTATCTttctaaaacaaaaatctgTCAAAGACAATTGCGGGAAAACTGTACTTAATCAATCACTCCAACAATCACTTCTAGTTACAGCCAAGTACATTCGAATCTCAAAATCCTAAAGGAATACTTCAAATGAAATGAGAACTTCATAAGTCTTCAAGTCAAAGATTTAACTCCTAAATATCAAATCTTACCGTTATCCAAGAAACTCATCATTTAATCATGAAATCAAACCCTCACAATCCCGTTCTTTCCGTGCCAATTCCCAGATAAGAAACGCGCAAAGAACTTGTCTTAAGAACCATCAAGTTGTGCATCGATTTGGTCGTAAACCGATTACTCAAATGGAGCGAAAATTAGCTATTTTTCATTGccataaaactaaaaaatttcCAGTATTTGTACCCTTTTCATGTATTTATTGTTGTTCTTAGTTTTTGATTCGAGAAACATTCTTTTCGTGCCAAACTTTGCTTGAATCGTAAACCTAGCGTGTATTGGTGACTTCCTTGAACTCGCACCTTCGCGTAGGTTTTAAAACTTATGTCCTTTTGAAATATCTTTTGGGTCATTTGTCGCTTCGAAGTCGAGTCGCTCTAGTAGCTCTCTCAATCATTCCTTCTTTTGTTTAGTTGTTCTAGTTGGAATTTTGAAGTTTCGTACTTGCTTGAATATAGGTTTTAGTGTGGAAAAAGAGTACCTTGGTGGGACCATTTGATTTGCTCTGCTTTGTCGGTAAGTGTTCCAATGCatgttatttgattatgcacGACTTAAGAAAATGTTATTATTTGCTTAAGTGCTCTCCTTTGAATGACATGCAAATAAGTGAATGATTGTTGTGATTTTCTTGTCTTATTAATTTGCTAAAGTGCATGTTCACATTGCATGAATGAgtgataaatgtgcaagaaTGTAAGCCGATGTGTACTTTATAGCATCGGCTGAACTGAGCTTAACCCTATGTTGGCACCCTATCCGAGACTTGCCATTTGCGAGGTCCGATCAGCTGGACAGCTTTGGGTTTATAACCTACCAATGTTAAGTGCAAAGCTCAAAACTCTTTGCCCGCGAGACTTGTACAGCTGCATTTTGTAGCTCATTTTCACTCCTCttgtgaaatgaatttgaatacGGTTTCTTCTGATGATTTTACtttgaatgtagttttcaacgcTATAAACTACACtaaatttggacttgtgtagcccTAGTTATGCCCTGATTTCAAAACTGTGTTGATGCTCCAAGGCTGGAAATTCGTGGATCAGATTTCAAAACTAGTTTTTGTAAAACTGTTGTAACTTGGTGTAGGGAAATCCAAATTTCATTCTgcttgttgcgtttgaaactagacttgaagttctttaagttttataaatttcagaggctaattCAGTTCCTATGaattttgctaaattttcaaatttcactgaAAATCGAGATTGTTTTGTCCTATTTTAATGAAGCAGCAAGTTGGAGCTGAGATTTGAATGATTTCTGATTTGAATCTGGAAAAAGTGTCTTCCAAAGAGTTTTAGTacattgaatctagttttcaacggtataaagtttccaaattttggATTTACGGAACTCaagatgtgatttttcaaatattgtcGCACAAAattggaattttctggtttcaaacaaaatgGCCTTCTTAAGAACTTCTAACTTTCCTTTGAGATTGTTAATCCGttttaagtttgatttcatgGATGGATACAAGGTTTCTTAtaactttagacctttattttttaatcttggtttccaaaggattaagcCTCTCTTGATGCGTTTTCTTGTTTGACTAAATAAATGAATTTTCTCCCTTGCTTGCTAAGTGACTTAGTGTATACGTGAGTGATGGATTAAGGGGGAAATTGGTCTAAAAGTGGTTTGCATTTAGTGATGGCTGGTTGATATTTTCTCAGGTGTTTAAAAGGATTTCGAAAGGAATTCCGGTGCGGGCAATTAAAGGATTTACTTGCTCACTTACTTTtggaattggtgagtgtcaagtgtatgacttGTTGCATAATACTTGGATCGCTTCTTGTTGATTATGTGAATTAAACTTATCGAGACGAGTGTCTACTTTATCTCATTCGGCCTCTCTTGCTTGACTTGATAATTGATTTGCTTCTACTTGACAATTATACTTGTGCTTGTGTTTACCTTGGTGTCGATTTGAGAGCAATCCCATCAACTTATACTTGAACTTGGGGGGCTCTAAAACCCAATGGTTAACCATTCAACTTAAGCCGGCAAGGACTTGATtgagaagtttggtgaaccttgcACTCGTATACTTGATTTGCTTgaatatactcgagtaatatcacatCTTATTTGACGTGTGAGCCGGCAAGGTGTAACGGTGGACGGAAAATTGGTGAAAAGTGGGAGTTACGTATACCCGTGGTCCGAGTGTTCTAGACTACTGAGCCTATTAGCGGGGCGGCTTTCACTGTTTTCACAATTCCACAAGCCGTACGTTTTCGCGGGCTCCACCATTGGACCGATGGACATTGGTAGGTGAATTCTGAATTTTTGGTGAAGTAGAATTCGACTTGAATACTGACTCCATTTAAGATGCTGCGTACATCATCAGACAAACATCCATCTTCTACTTCACAAATGATCGGTATAAGACACACGAATAAGACACCTCGAAAGGCAACAAAAATGGCTACTTTCTATGGATTTCTAGTTGGCCTTGCGATAGTATTCTTGGCTTATTCTCCCTCTTCCTCTGCAGTGCACTTTGTGTTGATTCATGGTAGTTGTCATGGTGCATGGTGTTGGTATAAGTTGGCAACTTTGCTGGAGCAAGCGGGCCACAAAGTCGCGGCAGTGGATTTAGCTTATTCTGGGAGAAATCAAGTGCCACTGGAATTTGTGCATACCTTTGATGAATACCACAAACCTCTATTCAAATACTTGGAGTCTTTATCTCCTAAGGATAAGGTAGTTCTTGTTGGCCACAGCTATGGTGGTTATGGTGTTTCCTCAGCCTTGGAAAGGTTTCCAGAAAAGGTTCTTGGTGGTGTTTTTGCTTCGGCTTTCATGGTCGGGCCTAACTTTACACTAGAGGATACTAACAAGGTACTAGAGTGCTTACAAGTCCTTGAACTTAGTATGATATTTCATTGATTCCACAGCAGATAGCATATTCTCCTTTTATCTTAATCCAGtttcacacacacacgcacatcAAGATTCCACAGCAGAAAGCATATTGTCCTTTTATCTTAGTTCAGTTTGATATGAAGACTACGGTGGAGAAATGTTTATATTGGTCATCGTTAAAcctattttattatatatgtataaattCTAAACAtaaaatatttgataatttacaAAATTCAAATGCCACCTAAGAAATCTAAACAAGAGGGATTTGAGAAAAATTCGAGCTCTTCGTCAGATCCCTCGATCCAAATGTACTTTAAAGAAGTCTTTACTCTGAATTTTCTTTCATCAAactctgaattttttttttggcattagCTTCATACGATCTCCCTGAATCTGCTTTGGTTTTTGAGTACTGTTGTTTTGTGCTTCGCTGTAGTTCCTTCTACGGCCAGATCAAGTCGATGACAGTTTTGTCATTGGAGATCCTATAAGAATTATGCTCTTTGGGCCCCACTTTGCAGCAACAATGCTATACCAGAATTCTCCTCCAGAGGTAACAAAGTTAATATTCGATTATACATGACGGAACTAATATCGCAACCGCTGACCTTGGATTCACGGAAAGGGAgtgaaaaaaatctttttatctcttcccaaaaaaaaaagaaaataatctttTTATCCAATGAAAATGCTAAACTTTGTGAGCTGAAAGGGGATGTCAAGAGAGTTGCAGAGGAAGTGTAATTAtccaaatagaaaaaaaaaagtgttactCATACGTTCATCTTATTGATAGATATGAAGAAAGAGAGATCTAGTTAATTAAATGCATATTTTGGAAataattagaaaagaaaaagtaatcCTTCTAAGAAGTTAGATGGCATATTATGAGACTTTACGATAATGTCATTTATGGAATGTCATGTCCTTTTTTAGTCTATTATGTAAATTTCGCAATTGCAAAACATAAAGTTCAAATGAATGAGTTATTAAAAACAACCATTTAGCTTTAAGAAAATAATGAGATATAATTTTTCTAACTTTTATTCCTCGTTGGTTTATTAGACAAATAAGGTAGTTATCATGCTAGGGAAAATGTGTGCATTGAAGCTAttggttattgttgaacaaaaaaaaaaagaaagaaaagaagaatctATTCATTATTAGTTACAGATTGTGCATAAAGCAAAAAAAAGACGGAAACAGGATCATGCTCTAAAAAATTCGTATCTTCACGTTCTAATAGGCTttaaattatttaataaatcaaaagcTCCTTCAAGCATTTTTCCTTTGACTTCTTTTGAAACTTGAAGAAATTTGCATGCACGTGCATTTGAAAAATGCTTTTTGCTTGGAAGTCAACAAAATCCTTTCCACTTAGCAAATAATTCATTAAGATCAAGAAGAAGCACAACATACATGCATTTTAATGTTGCAATATAACAAATAACTTTTCATGAATTTTAAGAATCTGCATTAAATACGTACGGTTTGGTCCACGGGGATTTGGCACTAAATAAATAATCCTATGTGgtcatttttatattttcttccACTGCAATGTAATGCCTAATAATTTCAACAGGATCTGAAACTTGCAAATTATTCTATGAGATTAACTCAGTTGTTCCGTGGAGATTTGGCAAATAGACAAATTCGGGTTACAAAAGAGAGGTATGGATCAGTTCCTCGAGCCTATGTTGTTGGCTTGGAGGATAAGGCAATTACTCCTGATGTGCAAAAGCTTATGATAGCGAGGACTCCTCCACAAGTGGTGAGGGAAATCGAGGGGGCAGACCATATGATTCTGTTTTCTAAACCTCAAGAATTTGCCAACAATTTGATTGAAATAGCTGAGTCGTTTGAGTCGTTTGGTCAGGGGGGCAGCCCACACGGTTATGCTTTCTAAATCTCAAAGAATTTTCCAACAGCTTGCTAGAAATAGCTGAGTTGTTTGGTGTCCTCATGTACTCGGTCATTTGCTGCTGTATGACTGTTTAGTGTGTATCACACAttgtattgatgtgaaataagTGTGTAAACCGACATATGTCCTGTTGGAAGTTAGGTATATGTCCCCTCCTAATTTTAAGTTCATTAATAAAATATAGAATTGGTATCCCTCCTCCTCTATGgggtttgtcaaaaaaaaaaaaaagcttaatTATATTCGAGATTATTAACTTATTTATGTGGTAtgtcaaaaaaaatatatcaatCCAATTTGCTGTGAAGGTTGGATATTAACTCATGTATCAAGCTTCAACGTGTTTTAGTCAATGAAATACAATAGGTTTTGTATAGATTAAGTATGTTTAGgggtttttttgaaaaattttactagaattttgtatattaaaaatttttaccCTAGATGTATATTACTAGAATTTAGTTTCCAGACTTAGTTCGGTTTGGAGTTTGAAATCTTTCTTACAAGCAACTCTATTCGGGCTTGTCTTGCTGCCTGGTGGTTCAAAACAGCTTCAAATCCTTTCGTTGCTTTCCTCCTTCATGTGATACCTTTGTTTATAGCTTGGCATATGTGGAGATTTCGCAAGGTAGTTTTTGAAGGTGTAATGCCATCCCTGTCGGCTTTACGTGCTGCTGTTTCATTTCCTGGATAATAAGGTTGTATTTGGACTTGGATTCAACAATGTTTCTTCTGATGCATGGAGCTACCTGGCATTCCTTCTGCCATTCTATTAAAACATTGCGCAGATGTTATTAATTTCTTCGCCATGGTCAGGTGGTTGAAGCCAACGCCTGGGGTTTTAAAGCTCAATACGAACGGAGGTAGCAAAGGAAACCCTGGACAAAGTGGTGGTGGTTGTGGAATACTACGGGATTCTGATGGGAATATGATGAATCTTGCTTTTTCTAGTCATTTTGGTTCTTCAACAAGTGCGCAGGCAGAGATAAGGCGCTATTATTTGAAGCTCGATTATGCAAGAGGTAGGTTTTGATATGTTCGGAGTTCAATTGGATTCAATGCTTCttgttcaaattttaaataaaaatgcaGATTATTCGTGGGCAATATCTTATGAGGTAAAGGCCCCCACGGGTAGCTCGGCCGGAACTGGTAAGTCTGTCTTTACGGTAAGGTCCCGTGTTCGACCCCTACTGGTAAAATTGCTGGCATTCTTGGGCAGGGCTCTGCTAGCCTTAGGAGGATTAgtctggcaaaaaaaaaaaacggttgGGACACCCcctaagtgaaaaaaaaatcttatgaGGTAAAGGAGCTGCTGTTCATGCACTTTATCTCAGTATCACGTTGCTTTCGCGAGGCTAATATAGTTGTGGATGCTTTAGTAAATTTTGGCTACCAAAATTAATCTTCCCAAGTTTATTTTAATATGACTGATCTTCCTAGTTTAGCAAGAGGGGAAGTTAGAATAGATAGGATTGGCTTGCCTTACATCATATATTGTGTATAGGGAGTAGTACTCCCAATTTCCTATTTAATTTACACGTGTAATTTTGCAGGTTAGATTTTGATTTGGTGTTGAGCCTGCAGGTTATTCTGGCAGCCAACTTTTTCATACTTTATTAATAGTCAAAGTATGACCGTTGACTCACTAACCAAGAAACAGTCCTAAATACGATTATAAGATTTAATTCCTcgattgcattaagaattagaaaagcttaattctaactaacaaacacgctatgcgagtttgtttaagttagattatAGGTTTTCCTAATATGGGACCAATCATGCAAATTACCACTAGTATTaataaatcaaacaattacagattcaatcaattaatctggCAATAGATTAataggttaattcgaatatcggaTCCTTGAcaatcaaataacaaaacaatgatacaaaattaaaccagaaaacatATGAATactaatgaataaaagaaataagtaaaataattcgatctcacaaataTTTAAGACCGCATCTTCTAGTTAACCTTCAACTAGAAAAGGAAATTAGTTCTTCATTGTTGAGAAAATTTCCAACGCGATGTTCTGCAAAAGAGCCAAAGACATGCGGCTCCTAAGAAGAGATATCCAATGACTCCTAGCCTCGTATGGCTGACCAAGAAAAGATAAGACACCCTAATGACTAATTGACTAGTCTCTCTGgcccaaaagaaaggaaattacCCTATTGACTAGTCTCGTATTACTACTAC is drawn from Coffea arabica cultivar ET-39 chromosome 1c, Coffea Arabica ET-39 HiFi, whole genome shotgun sequence and contains these coding sequences:
- the LOC113710827 gene encoding methyl jasmonate esterase 1-like, whose protein sequence is MIGIRHTNKTPRKATKMATFYGFLVGLAIVFLAYSPSSSAVHFVLIHGSCHGAWCWYKLATLLEQAGHKVAAVDLAYSGRNQVPLEFVHTFDEYHKPLFKYLESLSPKDKVVLVGHSYGGYGVSSALERFPEKVLGGVFASAFMVGPNFTLEDTNKFLLRPDQVDDSFVIGDPIRIMLFGPHFAATMLYQNSPPEDLKLANYSMRLTQLFRGDLANRQIRVTKERYGSVPRAYVVGLEDKAITPDVQKLMIARTPPQVVREIEGADHMILFSKPQEFANNLIEIAESFESFGQGGSPHGYAF